A genomic region of Sideroxydans sp. CL21 contains the following coding sequences:
- a CDS encoding sugar phosphate isomerase/epimerase, producing the protein MELQLFKTLWGHGGSLNKAAYQAVDAGFVGLEGNADMPQTRRDELQSILQTWGLRYIQEIVTAGGYVPRRQATVEEHIADVERQLQLGRSLEPQWVTVIGGCDAWQLEQSVRFFGEVQEVAARMNIECSFETHRSRSLYNPWTTIDILQRLPELQLTCDFSHWVVVMERQLDHDWDAVKEVARHARHIHARVGYDQGPQVPHPASPEYAGALASHQRYWEAIWSAQRDNGNSLTTMTPEFGPDGYLHTMPFTQLPVADLWEINAWMGRTELEHFENWCSNGHSTDSSVK; encoded by the coding sequence ATGGAACTGCAATTGTTCAAAACGCTATGGGGGCATGGCGGCTCGCTGAACAAGGCTGCCTATCAGGCCGTTGATGCGGGTTTTGTCGGCCTGGAAGGAAATGCGGATATGCCGCAGACACGTCGCGATGAATTGCAGTCCATATTGCAGACGTGGGGCTTGCGCTACATTCAGGAGATCGTGACGGCAGGCGGTTATGTGCCCCGACGCCAGGCGACAGTGGAAGAACATATCGCCGATGTCGAGCGCCAGCTTCAACTCGGACGCTCGCTTGAACCTCAATGGGTGACCGTTATCGGCGGTTGCGATGCATGGCAGTTGGAACAAAGTGTGCGCTTCTTCGGCGAAGTGCAAGAAGTCGCTGCGAGAATGAACATCGAATGCAGCTTTGAGACGCACCGCAGTCGCTCATTGTATAACCCCTGGACCACGATCGATATCTTGCAGCGCCTGCCGGAATTGCAACTCACTTGCGACTTCAGCCACTGGGTAGTGGTGATGGAGCGGCAACTGGATCACGACTGGGATGCGGTCAAGGAAGTTGCGCGGCATGCCCGTCACATTCATGCCCGCGTCGGTTATGACCAGGGACCGCAAGTACCCCATCCGGCCTCGCCGGAATATGCGGGTGCGCTGGCATCGCATCAGCGCTATTGGGAAGCGATCTGGTCGGCACAGCGCGACAACGGAAATTCCCTCACAACGATGACCCCTGAGTTCGGCCCGGACGGCTATTTGCATACCATGCCATTCACGCAGCTGCCGGTTGCCGATTTGTGGGAGATCAATGCGTGGATGGGAAGAACCGAACTCGAGCATTTTGAGAATTGGTGCAGCAACGGCCATTCGACTGACAGCAGTGTGAAGTGA
- the atzF gene encoding allophanate hydrolase, with amino-acid sequence MKNDLSINALRKRYLAGELHPLAVMQDILARIGDDPHHVWIHRLSLAEISDYVSALQNKDPVTLPLYGIPFAIKDNIDLAGAPTTAGCPEFAYQPQRHATVVQRLIEAGAIPVGKTNLDQFATGLNGTRSPHGACRNAYDADYISGGSSSGSAVAVALGLASFSLGTDTAGSGRVPAAFNNLVGVKATRGWLSTCGVVPACRSLDCVSIFALNTADAGSVLSVAAGYDEQDAYSRPMLPHGFDFGRAETFRFGVPRAEQLQFFGNQQAATLFQRSCDALRAIGGTAVEVDFAPFLNAARLLYEGPWVAERYVAIREFFDANAEHVNPVVREIIAGAKKFSAADAFSGMYQLEALRKETASVWNRIDCLVTPTAGTIYRIDEMQADPIRLNANLGYYTNFMNLLDYAAVAVPAGFQDNGLPFGITLAAPAHQDIPLLHLADRLFHDANDLPAEKEKLLTGRIRVAVCGAHLEGLPLNHQLTSRGAHLVTCTSSSADYKLYALPGGPPYRPGMVRVENGEAGGAIEVEVWEMPAREFGSFVAGIPAPLGIGTITLASGEQVQGFVCEQYAAKDAADISRFGGWRAYLRQLS; translated from the coding sequence ATGAAAAACGATCTGAGCATAAATGCACTCCGTAAACGCTATCTTGCAGGCGAGCTGCATCCGCTGGCCGTCATGCAGGATATTCTGGCGCGCATCGGCGACGACCCGCACCACGTCTGGATCCACCGCTTGTCGTTGGCGGAAATCAGTGACTACGTGTCGGCCCTGCAAAACAAGGATCCTGTTACGCTGCCTTTGTACGGCATTCCGTTCGCCATCAAGGACAACATCGATCTGGCGGGTGCGCCGACTACGGCAGGCTGTCCTGAATTTGCCTATCAGCCGCAACGTCATGCGACGGTGGTGCAACGCCTGATCGAAGCGGGTGCGATCCCCGTCGGAAAAACCAACCTGGATCAATTCGCTACCGGGCTGAACGGTACACGTTCGCCGCACGGCGCATGCCGCAACGCGTATGACGCGGACTATATTTCCGGCGGTTCCAGCTCGGGTTCGGCAGTAGCCGTTGCGCTGGGGCTGGCCAGCTTCAGTCTGGGTACCGACACTGCCGGTTCGGGTCGCGTACCCGCCGCGTTCAACAATTTGGTCGGCGTAAAAGCGACGAGAGGCTGGTTATCCACCTGCGGCGTGGTACCTGCCTGTCGTTCGCTGGATTGCGTTTCCATCTTTGCGCTCAACACGGCTGATGCCGGCAGTGTGTTGTCTGTGGCAGCCGGGTACGACGAGCAGGACGCCTACTCGCGTCCGATGCTGCCGCACGGTTTTGATTTCGGACGCGCCGAAACTTTCCGTTTCGGTGTGCCGCGCGCCGAGCAATTGCAGTTCTTTGGCAATCAGCAGGCTGCCACTTTGTTCCAGCGCAGTTGCGATGCGTTGCGTGCCATCGGCGGTACAGCGGTCGAAGTCGATTTCGCCCCGTTCCTGAATGCGGCACGCCTGCTGTACGAAGGGCCATGGGTAGCGGAACGCTATGTCGCGATCCGCGAATTCTTCGATGCAAATGCGGAACACGTCAATCCGGTGGTGCGCGAGATCATCGCCGGTGCAAAGAAATTCTCCGCGGCCGATGCGTTCAGCGGCATGTACCAGCTGGAAGCGTTGCGCAAGGAAACCGCATCGGTCTGGAACAGGATCGATTGTCTGGTCACGCCGACCGCCGGAACCATCTATCGCATAGACGAGATGCAGGCCGACCCGATACGCCTGAATGCGAACCTCGGCTATTACACCAACTTCATGAACCTGCTGGATTATGCTGCGGTAGCAGTTCCGGCAGGCTTTCAGGACAACGGCCTGCCATTCGGCATCACGCTGGCAGCACCTGCACATCAGGACATTCCATTGCTGCATCTGGCCGATCGGTTGTTCCATGACGCGAACGATTTACCCGCAGAAAAAGAAAAATTGCTGACCGGAAGAATCCGCGTCGCAGTTTGTGGCGCACACCTCGAGGGACTCCCGCTTAATCACCAGCTCACAAGTCGAGGCGCGCACCTGGTGACATGCACCAGCAGTTCGGCCGATTACAAGCTGTATGCATTGCCCGGAGGCCCACCGTATCGTCCGGGTATGGTGCGCGTGGAGAATGGTGAGGCAGGCGGTGCCATTGAAGTGGAAGTATGGGAAATGCCCGCGCGCGAATTCGGTTCATTCGTGGCTGGCATACCCGCGCCGCTCGGTATCGGCACCATCACACTGGCAAGCGGCGAACAGGTTCAGGGTTTTGTCTGCGAGCAGTATGCCGCAAAGGATGCGGCCGATATTTCCCGCTTTGGCGGATGGCGAGCCTATCTGCGGCAGTTGAGCTGA
- the uca gene encoding urea carboxylase, translating to MFNKVLIANRGAIACRIIRTLKRMGIRSVAVYSEADARSLHVQMADEAVCIGGPAAAESYLRGERILEVARSTGAQAIHPGYGFLSENAAFAEQCAEAGVVFIGPTPDQMRRFGLKHTAREIAEQNGVPLLPGSGLLGDAGHAHAEASRIGYPVMIKSTAGGGGIGMRLCWSADELNEAFQSVERLARANFKDAGIYLEKYVEHARHIEVQLFGDGRGQVIALGERDCSVQRRNQKVIEETPAPNLTPEVRKHLLETAVRLGEAVQYQSAGTVEFVFDAHNGEFYFLEVNTRLQVEHGVTEEVTGVDLVEWMVLQAAGELPDLGSVLIKPKGASIQVRLYAEDPNKNFQPSSGVLTGVEFSADARNETWVERGSDIPPYYDPMIAKIIVKAMNREAALEKMRDALADTRVDGIETNLEYLRQIVADRVFAEGRQTTRYLNGFHYKPNTIDVLESGVQSTLQDYPGRLGYWNIGVPPSGPMDALAFRLGNQLLGNAGDAAGLELTVSGPTLKFNRDTVIALTGAAMKAELDGKPLKFWRSHVIKAGSVLRLGAVQGGGCRTYLAVGGGFDVPDYLGSKSTFTLGQFGGHGGRTLRTGDVLHLGVEPPPRTHRALPTNLIPAYGNQWEIGVLYGPHGAPDFFTPSDIQTFFATEWEVHYNSSRTGVRLIGPKPEWARQDGGEAGLHPSNIHDNAYAIGAVDFTGDMPVILGPDGPSLGGFVCPVTIVHGELWKMGQLRPGDTVRFRWMTLEQANHLEQLQDETIAGLSLPRAPREFPAAKKMGSPVIHSIPAKGEQVQVVYRQSGDRNLLIEYGPLVLDINLRFRVHALMQWVQQAMSEGKLQGVLDLTPGIRSLQIHFDSRVMSRGELVKKLIKAEKQLPPISDMEVPTRIVHLPLSWDDPSTKLAIEKYMQSVRKDAPWCPSNIEFIRRINGIADIEQVKRIVFDASYLVLGLGDVYLGAPVATPLDPRHRLVTTKYNPARTWTPENAVGIGGAYMCVYGMEGPGGYQFVGRTVQMWNRYKQTADFEQGKPWLLRFFDQIRFYPVSEQELLKMREDFVAGRFQLKTEETTFSLKEYNQYLHTNDREISAFRNTQRAAFATEREMWKANGQAEYATDSTVADAGTDSELDLPPGSRAVTAHVAGNVWAMSVEVGSKVRAGDTLVVIESMKMEIAVLAPCDGEILQLNCRAGGQVSAGQDLLVIHSDE from the coding sequence CGCAGTCTATTCGGAAGCCGATGCCCGTTCATTGCATGTGCAGATGGCAGACGAGGCTGTTTGCATCGGCGGGCCCGCTGCTGCCGAGAGTTATTTGCGCGGCGAGCGCATTCTGGAAGTCGCCCGGAGCACAGGTGCCCAGGCCATTCATCCCGGTTATGGTTTTCTATCCGAGAACGCCGCATTCGCCGAACAGTGTGCCGAAGCGGGGGTGGTATTCATCGGTCCCACACCGGACCAGATGCGCCGCTTTGGACTCAAGCATACCGCACGCGAAATCGCAGAACAGAACGGTGTGCCGCTGCTGCCGGGCAGCGGACTGTTGGGTGATGCCGGTCACGCGCATGCCGAGGCCTCGCGCATCGGCTATCCGGTGATGATCAAGAGCACGGCGGGCGGTGGCGGCATCGGCATGCGTCTATGCTGGAGTGCGGACGAACTGAACGAGGCGTTCCAGTCGGTGGAACGTCTGGCGCGCGCAAACTTCAAAGATGCCGGCATCTATCTGGAGAAGTATGTCGAACACGCGCGTCATATTGAAGTGCAGTTGTTCGGTGACGGCAGGGGGCAGGTGATCGCGCTGGGTGAGCGCGACTGCTCGGTGCAGCGCCGCAATCAAAAAGTAATCGAAGAGACACCCGCGCCGAATTTGACACCGGAAGTCAGAAAGCATCTGCTGGAAACCGCTGTGCGGTTGGGCGAAGCCGTGCAGTACCAATCGGCCGGAACGGTGGAATTCGTGTTCGACGCCCATAACGGCGAATTCTATTTCCTCGAAGTGAATACGCGTTTGCAAGTAGAACACGGTGTCACGGAAGAAGTGACCGGGGTCGATCTGGTCGAATGGATGGTGTTGCAAGCGGCTGGCGAACTCCCTGATCTGGGTTCGGTACTGATCAAACCCAAAGGCGCTTCGATCCAGGTACGTCTGTATGCGGAGGATCCGAACAAGAATTTCCAGCCTTCCAGCGGTGTGCTGACCGGGGTCGAGTTCTCTGCCGATGCGCGCAATGAAACCTGGGTGGAGCGCGGTAGCGACATTCCGCCGTACTACGATCCGATGATCGCCAAGATCATCGTCAAGGCGATGAACCGGGAAGCGGCGCTGGAGAAGATGCGCGATGCGCTGGCCGATACGCGGGTGGACGGTATTGAGACCAATCTGGAATATCTGCGCCAAATCGTGGCTGACCGCGTGTTCGCCGAGGGTCGGCAGACCACGCGCTACCTGAACGGCTTCCATTACAAACCGAACACCATCGACGTGCTGGAATCAGGCGTGCAAAGCACGCTTCAGGACTACCCGGGCCGTCTCGGTTACTGGAACATCGGTGTGCCGCCGTCGGGGCCGATGGATGCGCTTGCATTCCGGTTGGGCAACCAACTGTTGGGCAACGCAGGCGATGCGGCAGGATTGGAACTGACCGTTTCCGGCCCGACGCTGAAATTCAATCGCGACACGGTCATCGCGCTGACTGGCGCGGCGATGAAAGCCGAACTGGATGGCAAACCGTTGAAATTCTGGCGCAGCCATGTGATCAAGGCGGGTAGTGTGTTGCGGCTGGGCGCGGTGCAAGGCGGCGGTTGCAGGACTTATCTGGCTGTGGGCGGCGGCTTCGATGTACCGGATTATCTTGGCAGCAAATCCACTTTCACGCTGGGCCAGTTCGGCGGCCATGGCGGGCGCACGTTGCGCACCGGCGATGTGTTGCACCTCGGCGTTGAACCTCCTCCCCGGACACATCGCGCACTGCCGACAAATCTGATCCCTGCGTATGGCAATCAGTGGGAGATTGGCGTGTTGTACGGTCCGCATGGCGCGCCGGATTTTTTTACACCATCCGACATCCAGACTTTTTTTGCCACCGAATGGGAAGTGCATTACAACTCCAGCCGCACCGGTGTGCGCCTGATCGGCCCCAAGCCGGAATGGGCTCGGCAGGACGGCGGCGAGGCCGGGCTGCATCCGTCCAACATCCACGATAACGCCTATGCCATCGGCGCGGTGGACTTCACCGGCGATATGCCGGTGATCCTCGGCCCGGACGGTCCCAGCCTCGGCGGTTTCGTGTGTCCGGTGACCATCGTCCATGGCGAACTATGGAAGATGGGTCAACTGCGGCCGGGGGATACGGTGCGCTTCCGCTGGATGACCCTGGAGCAGGCGAATCACCTCGAACAGCTGCAAGACGAGACCATCGCAGGGCTGAGCTTGCCGAGGGCGCCACGCGAGTTTCCAGCCGCCAAAAAGATGGGCAGCCCCGTCATTCACAGTATTCCGGCCAAGGGTGAGCAGGTACAGGTGGTTTATCGCCAGTCCGGCGACCGCAACCTGCTCATCGAGTATGGGCCGCTGGTGCTCGATATCAATCTGCGATTCCGGGTACACGCGCTGATGCAATGGGTGCAGCAGGCGATGAGCGAGGGAAAGCTGCAAGGCGTCCTCGATCTGACTCCCGGTATCCGCTCGTTGCAGATCCATTTCGACAGTCGCGTGATGTCGCGCGGCGAATTGGTAAAGAAACTCATCAAAGCAGAGAAGCAGCTGCCACCCATTTCAGACATGGAGGTGCCAACACGCATCGTGCATCTTCCGTTGTCGTGGGACGACCCTTCGACAAAACTGGCGATCGAGAAATATATGCAGTCGGTACGCAAGGATGCGCCCTGGTGTCCGAGCAACATCGAGTTCATCCGCCGCATCAACGGCATTGCCGACATCGAACAGGTAAAACGTATCGTGTTCGACGCGAGCTATCTGGTGCTGGGTCTTGGGGATGTCTATCTTGGTGCGCCGGTGGCCACGCCGCTCGATCCGCGGCACCGCCTGGTCACGACCAAATATAACCCTGCACGTACCTGGACTCCGGAGAACGCTGTCGGCATCGGCGGTGCCTATATGTGTGTCTACGGCATGGAAGGTCCCGGCGGTTACCAGTTTGTCGGACGCACCGTTCAGATGTGGAACCGTTACAAACAGACGGCTGACTTCGAGCAAGGAAAACCATGGTTGCTGCGCTTCTTCGACCAGATTCGCTTTTATCCGGTGTCGGAGCAGGAGTTGCTCAAGATGCGCGAGGACTTCGTGGCCGGACGTTTCCAGCTCAAAACCGAGGAGACCACCTTCAGTCTGAAGGAATACAACCAGTACCTGCATACCAACGACAGGGAGATCAGTGCATTCCGCAACACGCAGCGTGCCGCGTTCGCCACAGAGCGCGAGATGTGGAAAGCCAACGGTCAGGCGGAGTACGCCACGGACAGCACGGTGGCAGATGCCGGAACGGACAGTGAACTTGACCTGCCGCCGGGTAGCCGTGCCGTGACAGCCCATGTCGCGGGCAACGTGTGGGCCATGTCTGTCGAGGTTGGCAGCAAGGTCAGGGCGGGCGATACGCTGGTGGTCATCGAGTCGATGAAGATGGAGATCGCGGTGCTCGCTCCCTGTGACGGCGAGATCCTTCAATTGAATTGCCGTGCGGGCGGACAAGTCTCCGCCGGGCAAGACCTGCTGGTAATCCACAGCGATGAGTGA
- a CDS encoding DMT family transporter, which translates to MFGLTFQPRQKAVSALLAGSVFWGLFWWPLKSLSMFGIQGGIVQVYAFGLSVLLLLPFVWNNLAQLRGQIRLILLIAALGGWATAALVTSLAAGSVVRVMLLFYLAPVWTILAARIFLGEAFTRLRLIALGLALAGLAATLGGPEIFSTPLSAIDMLALSSGLAFAFNNVAIRVGHGLPDTVRAVAINAGCALISFGFMCREAKPMQTLDVMQLGILSALGLFWVLPGTLATFYGVARLDAGKAAILLLAELVVGVFSAVLIGGEQLSMQEITGGFLILTAAIIEARSEAAAHI; encoded by the coding sequence ATGTTCGGACTCACCTTTCAACCGCGGCAGAAGGCCGTCTCGGCACTGCTTGCGGGCTCGGTGTTCTGGGGGCTGTTCTGGTGGCCGCTCAAATCGCTCTCCATGTTCGGCATCCAGGGCGGCATTGTGCAGGTATATGCGTTTGGCTTGTCGGTGCTGCTGCTGTTGCCCTTCGTTTGGAATAATTTGGCGCAATTGCGCGGACAGATACGGCTGATCCTGCTTATAGCCGCACTGGGCGGCTGGGCCACCGCGGCATTGGTCACCTCTCTCGCTGCGGGAAGCGTGGTCCGCGTCATGTTGCTGTTTTACCTGGCACCTGTGTGGACGATCCTTGCGGCAAGGATATTCCTGGGCGAAGCGTTCACACGGTTGCGACTCATTGCGCTGGGACTTGCACTGGCAGGACTGGCCGCGACCTTGGGCGGCCCCGAGATATTTTCGACGCCGCTGTCTGCGATAGATATGCTTGCGCTCTCTTCCGGACTGGCTTTCGCCTTCAACAATGTGGCTATCCGGGTTGGTCACGGCTTGCCGGACACGGTGCGGGCAGTGGCGATCAACGCAGGATGTGCCCTCATTTCGTTCGGCTTCATGTGCCGGGAAGCCAAGCCCATGCAGACGCTCGATGTCATGCAGCTGGGAATACTGTCCGCACTCGGTTTGTTCTGGGTATTGCCCGGCACGCTGGCGACTTTCTACGGTGTGGCGCGCCTTGATGCGGGCAAGGCGGCGATCTTGTTGCTGGCGGAACTGGTTGTCGGCGTATTTTCCGCAGTGTTGATCGGGGGAGAGCAATTGTCCATGCAGGAAATCACAGGCGGGTTCCTTATTCTGACGGCAGCAATAATCGAAGCTCGATCAGAGGCTGCTGCGCATATTTGA